ATCTCGACCCAGTCAGCGTGCCAGAGAGAGTTGCTGTGCTTCCTCTCATACCGGACCCACTTCTGGCGTCTCTGCTTCCTGGGTTCATCTTTTGCCAGTCCATTCTCTTTAAGGATCCTGTGAATGCGGTTGTGTGGGATATGTATCCCCTCCTCACCCTCAATTGCCTTCTCCAGGGTGAATACTCCGGATGCTGGATGCCTGGCTCTTGCCCTCATTACATACTCCCTCTCTTCATCAGTGATTAACTTAGGGGATGCGCCGGGCTTTTTAGGATATGGATATTCGCCCCTCTCCCTATACCGCGGTAGAGCTCCCATACCCAGCGTTCCGATATCTTCTGTATCCTTGCAAGTTGATATGCAGAGGCCTCACCCTTTTCCATCTCCCTGATGAGCCATCTGAGCTTTCTCCTTGTGAGCTTCCGCATGTATTGATATGGTTTTAGGGCTCTTATATTTGCCGAGAGGAAGTTATTTCGGAATTCGACAGTTCAATTTAACAAGCAGCGGTGAATTAGCACGCGAATGAATTATGAATTTGAGTCATTTATCATTTATCCATGCGTGGTGAGGCCCCAGAAGAGCTCGGGTTGAAAGGATGGGAGGGAATGATGACAAGAACAAGGGAGGGCAGCGAGGCGGGGATGTCAGGATTTGAGGACTGCAGGACAGCGCGGCCCACCCGCCTGACGCCTCATCTGACCTTTAGTGCATAGGTTCCATTGGCGGAAACGCCGATCTGCTTCGCTATCTCGGACTTTGTGTAGTCGATTATGATTGCGTAGCCCTGCCACTCGCGGGAGAGGGCTCCTTTGCACCGGGGGCACTCCTCCCCCTCCTCGACAATCAGATGGCACTGCTTGCACGCCTTCATTTGCTTTTGACCCCCTTCTCCTTTTTCTTCTCGCCCTTCTTCTTCTCCTCTTTCTTCTCCTCAGTCAGCCACTCCAGCTTTCCGAGACCCGGCTGCCTCATCGTCAGACCGATTTTGCTCTCACGCGGGGTTCTCTCGTTAATGCTCATCGTGACGATTCGCGCTCTAACTAGATCCCCGACTTTGAGCTCCCGCTTGGTGTCCTTGCCCACAAGCCTGTTCGAAGCCTCGTTGACCTCGACCCTGTCGTCCATTATCTGGCTGATGTGGAGGAGGCCGTCGAGTGGACCGATATGAATGAATGCTCCGAACTTCATTACCTCGCACACCTGGCCCAGCACGACCTCTTGAACCTCGGGCCTGAATACGAGGGCGTCGTAGACCACTTTTTGGTAGACGGCGCCGTCACCGTGGATTATGCGCCCAACGCCAACGGGGGATATGTTGGTAGCGATGACCGTGAGCTCGCCCCGCTCGAACTTGCCCTCAAAGTTGCTCCTCGCGAGCTCCTGAATCACCTTGTCCATATCCTCTCCTAGTCTGTCCGGAGGTATCCGGACGGTGTCTTCGCGCCGCACAATTTTGTACATCGACTCTCCCCGTCGCTGGCCTGAAGGCATAAGCGATGATGTATTTAAATGATATGGGGTGGCCGGAGCGGCCTGTCTGCAAAGTTCATATAGATTTATTGCGATGAAACACCCGTGGGGACGCGGCTGAGTGCTCAGGAGCGAATTATCCTCCACCTCTATGACTTCGTCCGCTTTGAGGAGGAGGCTTACGCGCCCTATGCCGTCTCGCAAAACGGCATCGCCGACAGGACCGGAATTCTGAGGAGCCATGTCCCCCGGACAGTGAAAAAGCTGATGGCCCAGGGATTAGTTAAAGAAAGGCTCTCACGGGTCAGGGGAGGGGGGAGGAGCAGGAGGGTTTATTTCCTGACCTGGGAGGGGCAGCTCGCTGGACGGGAGCTTAGAGAGAGGCTCGAGAGGGAGCCGGTCGCTCTTGCCTCCCAGTCCGGGGCTATCGAGGCGACTGCGGGCGATGTAGTGTCGAAATGCAAGAATGCGGGGCTGCTCGATGTTCTACTTGCGGCAGAGGCGGGGCCCATAGACCC
This portion of the Thermoplasmata archaeon genome encodes:
- a CDS encoding DNA-directed RNA polymerase; translated protein: MPSGQRRGESMYKIVRREDTVRIPPDRLGEDMDKVIQELARSNFEGKFERGELTVIATNISPVGVGRIIHGDGAVYQKVVYDALVFRPEVQEVVLGQVCEVMKFGAFIHIGPLDGLLHISQIMDDRVEVNEASNRLVGKDTKRELKVGDLVRARIVTMSINERTPRESKIGLTMRQPGLGKLEWLTEEKKEEKKKGEKKKEKGVKSK
- the spt4 gene encoding transcription elongation factor subunit Spt4, whose protein sequence is MKACKQCHLIVEEGEECPRCKGALSREWQGYAIIIDYTKSEIAKQIGVSANGTYALKVR